Proteins from a genomic interval of Beijerinckia indica subsp. indica ATCC 9039:
- the mepA gene encoding penicillin-insensitive murein endopeptidase — MPAISARNEKLWWPRLFTRPMALTAFMVLANFANAQDRGSIDPKPLAPLEHISASTPAKELFGRERTPTPVAARTIGFYSHGCLSGGQALPVNGPAWQVMRLSRNRNWGHPALLAFLESFARKVPSVSHWAGILVGDMSQPRGGPMITGHASHQIGLDADIWLAPMPNHELTRQERENMSSTNVVRADRLDIDPATWTPDHLAVIRAAAQSSEVQRIFVNAAIKKAICRQATGDRSWLNKVRPYFGHDYHFHVRLACPAGEPACRDQDPVPPGDGCDASLAWWFSDEVLHPPPRPYKPKPPLTLAQLPAECALVLRMQ; from the coding sequence ATGCCAGCAATCTCCGCCCGGAATGAAAAACTCTGGTGGCCTCGTCTTTTCACCCGGCCGATGGCTCTTACGGCCTTCATGGTCCTGGCCAATTTCGCAAATGCGCAAGACAGGGGCTCCATCGATCCAAAGCCCCTGGCGCCTCTAGAACATATTTCGGCCAGTACACCCGCCAAGGAATTATTCGGCCGTGAGCGAACTCCGACACCGGTCGCGGCGCGCACCATCGGCTTTTATTCCCACGGCTGTCTCAGTGGCGGACAGGCCTTGCCGGTCAATGGTCCCGCTTGGCAGGTCATGCGTCTGTCGCGCAACCGGAATTGGGGTCATCCGGCGCTCCTCGCCTTTCTCGAATCCTTCGCGCGCAAAGTGCCGAGCGTGAGCCATTGGGCGGGCATTCTCGTCGGCGATATGTCGCAGCCACGCGGTGGCCCCATGATCACCGGCCACGCCTCGCATCAGATCGGGCTCGACGCCGATATCTGGCTCGCCCCCATGCCGAACCATGAGCTGACCCGCCAGGAGCGGGAAAACATGAGTTCGACCAATGTCGTGCGCGCCGACCGCCTGGATATCGATCCAGCCACCTGGACACCCGATCATCTCGCCGTCATCAGAGCGGCAGCGCAATCGTCCGAGGTGCAGCGGATTTTCGTCAATGCTGCCATCAAGAAGGCAATCTGCCGCCAGGCGACAGGTGATCGGTCCTGGCTCAATAAGGTGCGTCCCTATTTCGGGCATGATTATCATTTTCACGTCCGGCTCGCTTGCCCGGCCGGAGAGCCGGCCTGCCGCGATCAGGACCCCGTGCCGCCGGGCGATGGATGCGATGCTTCGCTCGCCTGGTGGTTTTCGGACGAGGTTCTGCATCCGCCGCCCAGACCCTATAAGCCGAAGCCGCCCCTGACCCTGGCGCAATTGCCGGCCGAATGCGCGCTCGTGCTGCGCATGCAATGA
- a CDS encoding glycosyltransferase, translated as MTTIVWMVLVYGAALWWVLSWFVLFVNLCGALIQPFIQRRRLPQQPPGFCPPVSVIAPIKLLDPGFERAFGSLFGLDYPDYEILVGAAEADSPALQAAQTIAARHETRACRFLQSESTEAVSPKLNVLSRPLAEARHDFILTKDSNITFTPDTLRALMRMVTPDIGLVVMVPVAVRAKSLAGEIEAFLINGHARLLLTASAFGQGFGVGKVMLFRRSDLAKAGGFASISHSLAEDSALSKGLAAIGLRTVFAPITVEQETGARGFRDIYERQSRWAIIRRKEEPASFPLEPLSSPLPAALAAIPAASLLGLSGGFGFGMTLLVWFVLEVLCAKIKGWEVSAWTPLAFLGREILALAAWLRAWTTHDVVWAQGRYDARHGARAATPKTQSDGIKPKLGIKI; from the coding sequence GTGACGACAATCGTGTGGATGGTCCTGGTCTATGGCGCGGCCCTGTGGTGGGTGCTTTCCTGGTTCGTGCTTTTCGTCAACCTCTGCGGCGCCCTGATACAGCCCTTCATCCAACGGCGACGCTTGCCACAACAGCCTCCCGGTTTTTGCCCTCCCGTTTCCGTGATCGCGCCGATCAAATTGCTTGATCCCGGTTTCGAGCGTGCCTTTGGTTCGCTTTTCGGGCTCGATTATCCCGATTATGAAATCCTTGTCGGCGCGGCGGAAGCCGACTCCCCCGCCTTGCAGGCCGCACAAACGATCGCTGCGCGGCATGAAACGCGCGCGTGCCGTTTTCTGCAGTCGGAGAGCACTGAAGCCGTCAGCCCGAAATTGAATGTCCTCTCGCGCCCCCTCGCGGAAGCGCGGCATGATTTCATCCTGACCAAGGATTCCAATATTACTTTCACGCCTGACACATTGCGTGCGCTCATGCGCATGGTGACGCCGGATATCGGCCTTGTCGTCATGGTCCCGGTCGCGGTCCGCGCCAAAAGCCTCGCCGGCGAGATCGAGGCCTTTCTCATCAATGGTCATGCCAGGCTGCTTCTCACAGCCTCCGCCTTCGGCCAGGGTTTCGGCGTCGGCAAGGTCATGTTGTTTCGCCGGAGCGATCTTGCCAAGGCCGGCGGCTTTGCGTCCATCAGTCACAGTCTTGCGGAAGACAGCGCGCTTTCAAAAGGGCTCGCGGCGATCGGCTTGCGAACGGTCTTTGCCCCGATCACGGTCGAGCAGGAAACCGGCGCGCGGGGTTTCCGCGACATTTATGAACGGCAAAGCCGCTGGGCCATTATTCGCCGTAAGGAAGAACCAGCTTCCTTCCCGCTCGAACCCTTGAGCAGTCCATTGCCCGCCGCACTCGCCGCCATTCCCGCGGCCTCGCTTTTGGGTCTCTCCGGCGGGTTCGGTTTTGGCATGACCCTGCTCGTCTGGTTTGTCCTGGAAGTGCTTTGTGCCAAGATCAAGGGATGGGAAGTCTCGGCCTGGACGCCCCTCGCCTTTCTTGGGCGGGAAATTCTGGCCTTGGCGGCCTGGCTGCGCGCCTGGACCACCCATGATGTCGTCTGGGCGCAGGGCCGATATGATGCCCGCCATGGGGCGCGTGCGGCCACGCCCAAAACCCAGTCTGACGGTATTAAGCCAAAATTAGGCATCAAGATCTAG
- the mutM gene encoding bifunctional DNA-formamidopyrimidine glycosylase/DNA-(apurinic or apyrimidinic site) lyase, which produces MPELPEVETVRRGLAPVMVGASFTTVEQRRADLRFPFPDNFAARLEGRRVEALGRRAKYLLADLDDAQVLVMHLGMSGSFRIEKAGDLASPPPGKNAAHDHVVFGLSTGTRIIYNDPRRFGFMHLIARQDLAGHPLFRNVGIEPLGNELEGALLARLFAGKTTPLKTALLDQTLIAGLGNIYVCEALHRAGLSPRRAAGTLAGKKGQPTERAHRLSEIIRAVLEEAIEAGGSSLRDHRQADGALGYFQHRFRVYDREAEPCPREGCGGTIKRIVQAGRSTFFCAKCQR; this is translated from the coding sequence ATGCCCGAATTGCCTGAAGTCGAAACCGTCCGCCGGGGGCTGGCGCCGGTCATGGTCGGGGCTTCCTTCACGACTGTAGAGCAGCGACGGGCCGATCTTCGCTTTCCCTTTCCGGACAATTTCGCGGCTCGCCTTGAGGGTCGCCGTGTGGAAGCGCTCGGCCGCCGCGCCAAATATCTGCTCGCCGATCTCGATGATGCGCAAGTGCTGGTCATGCATCTCGGCATGTCCGGTTCGTTTCGCATCGAGAAGGCGGGCGATCTCGCCTCCCCGCCTCCTGGCAAGAACGCTGCGCATGATCATGTGGTCTTCGGGCTTTCGACGGGCACGCGCATCATTTACAATGATCCACGCCGTTTCGGTTTCATGCATTTGATCGCGCGCCAGGACCTGGCGGGGCATCCTTTGTTCCGCAATGTCGGCATCGAGCCGCTCGGCAATGAGCTCGAAGGGGCCTTGCTGGCGCGATTGTTTGCAGGCAAGACGACGCCGCTCAAGACCGCGCTGCTCGATCAGACCCTGATTGCCGGCCTCGGCAATATTTATGTATGCGAGGCTTTGCACCGGGCGGGGCTTTCACCGCGCCGGGCGGCGGGGACGCTCGCCGGCAAGAAGGGCCAGCCGACAGAGCGCGCGCATCGTCTTTCCGAAATCATCCGCGCGGTTTTGGAAGAAGCGATCGAGGCGGGCGGTTCATCCTTGCGCGATCATCGCCAAGCCGATGGCGCGCTCGGCTATTTCCAGCACCGTTTCCGTGTCTATGATCGGGAAGCAGAGCCCTGCCCGCGAGAGGGGTGTGGTGGCACGATCAAGCGTATCGTGCAGGCCGGACGATCGACGTTCTTTTGTGCCAAATGCCAGCGGTGA
- a CDS encoding L,D-transpeptidase produces MSSLVSRRLLLLGTASLSALALAGCAEDQEQPEASLATPNPIVSNPLAAPANKSTAAGPAKPGDFAAMYGPINDDKFPIPGTKLSEIDPAFLRKEVDYKTNEPVGTIVIDPQHHYLYHVEEGGKAMRYGVGVGREGFAWSGEATINFKREWPDWYPPKEMLQRQPELKKKMAQLQSGLGMAGGPGNPLGVRAMYLWQGNVDTLFRIHGTVEPWSIGKSVSSGCIRMVNQDVVDLYQRVPVGTRVIVLGNKQPATVARL; encoded by the coding sequence ATGTCTTCTCTCGTCAGCCGCCGCCTGCTTCTGCTCGGAACCGCCAGTTTGAGCGCTTTGGCGCTTGCCGGCTGCGCGGAGGATCAAGAACAGCCAGAGGCTTCCCTGGCCACCCCCAATCCGATCGTTTCCAATCCTCTCGCTGCGCCGGCCAACAAGTCCACGGCTGCGGGGCCGGCGAAACCCGGTGATTTCGCGGCCATGTATGGGCCGATCAACGACGACAAATTTCCCATTCCCGGCACCAAGCTGTCGGAGATCGACCCCGCTTTTCTGCGCAAGGAAGTCGATTACAAGACCAACGAACCCGTGGGCACGATCGTCATCGATCCGCAGCACCATTATCTCTACCACGTCGAGGAAGGCGGCAAGGCGATGCGCTATGGCGTCGGCGTCGGCCGCGAAGGCTTTGCCTGGTCGGGCGAGGCGACGATCAATTTCAAACGTGAGTGGCCCGATTGGTACCCACCGAAGGAAATGTTGCAGCGTCAGCCTGAGCTCAAGAAGAAAATGGCCCAATTGCAAAGTGGGCTCGGCATGGCCGGCGGTCCTGGCAATCCACTCGGTGTCCGCGCCATGTATCTCTGGCAAGGCAATGTCGATACATTGTTCCGCATCCATGGCACGGTCGAACCCTGGAGCATCGGCAAGAGTGTATCCTCAGGTTGTATCCGCATGGTCAATCAGGATGTCGTCGATCTCTATCAGCGCGTCCCCGTCGGCACACGTGTCATCGTGCTCGGCAACAAACAACCGGCCACGGTCGCACGGCTGTAA
- the typA gene encoding translational GTPase TypA, whose translation MNLRNIAIIAHVDHGKTTLVDRLLQQSGAFRENQRVAERVMDSNDLEKERGITIMAKATSIAWKDTRINIVDTPGHADFGGEVERILSMVDGAIVLVDAAEGPMPQTKFVVGKALKIGLKPIVAVNKVDKPDARITEVVNEVFDLFAALDATDEQLDFPILYGSAKQGWMAESPEGPKDGMGPLFDLVLKHVPAPTIGEGGFRMLGTLLESNPYLGRLITGRIFSGSVKPNQAVKVLDRNGNVVEQGRVSKILAFRGIERAPIEEAEAGDIVAIAGLEKFNVADTLCAPEISEPLQAQPIDPPTLSMTFLVNDSPLAGTEGDKVTSRMIRARLMKEAEGNVALKVEDSPGGESFIVSGRGELQLAILIETMRREGFELGVSRPKVVYQRGEDEKQLLEPIEEVVIDVDEEHSGVVVQKMAERKADMIEMRPSGGDRLRLVFHAPTRGLIGYQGELLTDTRGTAIMNRLFHSYLPWKGEITGRRNGVLISNDNGESVAYAMWKLEDRGPMMIDPGQKVYRGMIVGEHTRDNDLEINVLKGKQLTNIRAAGKDEAVKLTPPIRMTLERALAYIEEDELVEVTPKSIRLRKTLLDPNDRKRASRTKESA comes from the coding sequence ATGAACCTGCGGAATATCGCCATCATCGCCCACGTCGACCACGGCAAGACGACCCTGGTGGATCGCCTCCTGCAACAATCCGGCGCGTTCCGCGAAAACCAGCGCGTCGCCGAACGGGTCATGGACTCGAACGACCTCGAAAAGGAACGCGGCATCACGATCATGGCCAAGGCGACCTCGATCGCCTGGAAGGATACGCGGATCAATATCGTCGACACGCCCGGCCACGCCGATTTCGGCGGCGAAGTGGAGCGCATTCTCTCCATGGTCGATGGCGCCATCGTTCTCGTCGATGCGGCCGAAGGACCGATGCCACAGACCAAATTCGTGGTCGGCAAGGCGCTGAAGATCGGCCTCAAGCCGATCGTCGCCGTCAATAAGGTCGATAAGCCTGATGCGCGCATCACCGAAGTGGTGAACGAAGTTTTCGACCTCTTCGCCGCGCTCGACGCTACCGACGAACAGCTCGATTTCCCGATCCTCTACGGCTCCGCCAAACAAGGCTGGATGGCTGAGAGCCCGGAAGGCCCGAAGGACGGTATGGGTCCCCTCTTTGATCTCGTCCTCAAGCATGTGCCGGCGCCGACGATCGGCGAAGGCGGTTTCCGTATGCTCGGCACCTTGCTTGAATCCAATCCCTATCTCGGCCGTCTCATTACCGGCCGCATCTTCTCCGGTTCGGTCAAGCCGAACCAGGCAGTGAAGGTTCTCGACCGCAATGGCAATGTGGTGGAACAGGGCCGCGTCTCCAAAATCCTCGCCTTCCGCGGCATTGAGCGGGCACCGATCGAGGAAGCCGAAGCCGGCGATATCGTCGCCATAGCGGGCCTCGAGAAATTCAACGTCGCCGATACCCTGTGCGCGCCGGAGATCAGCGAGCCCTTGCAGGCACAGCCGATCGATCCCCCGACGCTGTCCATGACCTTCCTCGTCAATGATTCACCGCTTGCCGGCACCGAAGGCGACAAGGTAACGAGCCGCATGATCCGCGCGCGGCTCATGAAGGAGGCCGAAGGCAATGTCGCCCTGAAGGTCGAGGATTCGCCCGGCGGTGAATCCTTCATCGTCTCGGGACGCGGCGAATTGCAGCTCGCGATCCTCATCGAGACCATGCGCCGCGAAGGGTTCGAGCTCGGTGTGTCACGGCCGAAAGTGGTCTATCAGCGGGGCGAGGACGAGAAGCAATTGCTCGAGCCGATCGAGGAAGTCGTCATCGACGTCGATGAGGAACATTCCGGCGTCGTCGTGCAGAAAATGGCCGAACGCAAGGCCGATATGATCGAGATGCGCCCCTCGGGCGGCGATCGCCTGCGCCTCGTGTTCCATGCCCCGACGCGCGGACTCATCGGCTATCAGGGCGAGCTTTTGACCGATACGCGCGGCACCGCCATCATGAACCGCCTGTTCCACTCCTACCTTCCCTGGAAGGGCGAGATCACCGGCCGCCGCAACGGCGTTCTGATTTCCAACGATAATGGCGAATCCGTCGCCTATGCGATGTGGAAGCTCGAAGACCGTGGCCCGATGATGATCGACCCCGGCCAGAAGGTCTATCGCGGCATGATCGTTGGCGAACACACACGCGACAACGACCTTGAAATCAACGTGCTGAAAGGCAAGCAGCTCACCAACATCCGCGCCGCCGGCAAGGATGAAGCCGTGAAGCTGACACCGCCCATTCGCATGACGCTCGAGCGGGCACTCGCCTATATCGAGGAAGATGAACTCGTCGAAGTCACGCCGAAATCGATCCGTCTGCGCAAAACCTTGCTCGATCCGAACGACCGGAAGCGCGCCAGCCGCACCAAGGAAAGCGCTTGA
- a CDS encoding Na/Pi cotransporter family protein: protein MDATLTLLNLAGAVALLLWGVHMVQSGVQRGFGPNLRRGLSQAFSNRLKAFATGVGVTAVLQSSTATGLMTASFAAEGLIGLVPALAIMLGANVGTTLIVQVLSFDIGPLAPLLLCIGVVMFQRHGTATRTHDLGRVAIGLGLMLMALGNLLTIITPYEDVPSLRLFLGAIATAPVIALLVGALVTWAIHSSVAVVLLVMSFASKDVIPLSTALAMVLGANIGSALNPVLETTTAKDVTGRQVAMGNLLNRLAGAIVVMPFLDTISVWMLLLDPASSRAVANFHTLFNGAIALILLPLLDLVAKALRLLLPPRFEAQDPSRPLYLEETAKETPAIAIAGATREALRMADVLEEMLRGAMQGMQQNDYRRITETRRMEDVVDALNTAIHNYLTDLDAESLSEEDDQRLFSILTFTTNLEHAGDTLDRDVMALAVKKLKRGIVLSSQGTADLQALFERLSTNLRLATTVFMTHDLREARTLAHEKTLFRDFEREASEAHIQRMRSQKSESIEASALHLELLRALKAVNDKLVAAAAYPRLEAEGELHNSRLRTRPGSVPPTPENDEK, encoded by the coding sequence ATGGATGCCACTCTGACGCTTCTGAACCTGGCGGGAGCCGTCGCGCTGCTCCTTTGGGGCGTGCATATGGTGCAAAGCGGCGTCCAGCGCGGCTTTGGCCCCAATTTGCGGCGCGGCCTCTCCCAAGCCTTCAGCAATCGCCTCAAGGCTTTCGCCACCGGGGTCGGCGTCACGGCCGTCTTGCAGAGCAGCACAGCAACCGGCCTGATGACCGCCTCCTTCGCTGCCGAGGGCTTGATCGGTCTGGTGCCGGCGCTCGCCATCATGCTTGGCGCCAATGTCGGGACGACCTTGATTGTCCAGGTCCTGTCCTTCGACATCGGGCCTCTCGCGCCGCTGCTTCTGTGCATCGGCGTGGTCATGTTCCAACGGCACGGCACCGCCACACGAACCCATGATCTCGGCCGCGTCGCCATCGGCCTCGGCCTCATGCTGATGGCGCTCGGCAATCTCTTGACGATCATCACCCCCTATGAAGACGTGCCGAGCCTGCGCCTTTTTCTTGGCGCCATTGCAACGGCGCCGGTGATCGCCCTGCTGGTTGGAGCTTTGGTCACCTGGGCGATCCATTCGAGCGTGGCCGTGGTCCTGCTCGTTATGTCCTTCGCTAGCAAGGATGTCATCCCGCTCTCGACGGCCCTCGCCATGGTGCTCGGCGCCAATATCGGCTCGGCCCTCAATCCGGTTCTCGAGACCACCACCGCCAAGGATGTCACGGGACGTCAGGTCGCGATGGGCAATCTGCTGAACCGTCTCGCGGGCGCCATCGTCGTCATGCCTTTTCTTGACACGATCTCCGTCTGGATGCTCCTGCTGGATCCTGCATCCAGCCGCGCCGTGGCGAATTTCCACACCTTGTTCAATGGCGCCATCGCCCTGATCCTGCTGCCTCTTCTGGATCTCGTGGCCAAGGCTTTGCGCTTGCTGCTGCCGCCGCGCTTCGAGGCGCAGGATCCTTCGCGTCCGCTCTATCTCGAGGAGACAGCCAAGGAGACGCCAGCCATTGCGATCGCCGGCGCGACGCGGGAAGCCCTGCGCATGGCGGATGTTTTGGAAGAGATGCTGCGCGGCGCCATGCAAGGCATGCAGCAGAATGATTACCGCCGGATCACCGAAACCCGGCGCATGGAAGATGTGGTCGATGCCCTCAACACGGCCATTCATAATTATCTGACCGATCTCGACGCCGAAAGCCTTTCGGAGGAAGATGATCAAAGGCTCTTCAGCATCCTGACCTTCACCACCAATCTCGAACATGCCGGTGATACGCTCGACCGTGATGTGATGGCCTTGGCCGTGAAGAAACTGAAACGCGGAATCGTCCTGTCATCGCAAGGCACCGCGGATCTTCAAGCCCTGTTCGAGCGGCTTTCGACCAATCTGCGTTTGGCGACAACTGTTTTCATGACGCATGATCTGCGCGAGGCACGGACGCTCGCGCATGAAAAGACCCTCTTCCGGGATTTCGAACGGGAAGCCTCGGAGGCCCACATCCAGAGGATGCGGAGCCAAAAATCGGAAAGCATCGAGGCCAGCGCCCTGCACCTCGAGCTTTTGCGCGCGCTCAAGGCCGTCAACGACAAGCTGGTCGCGGCGGCGGCCTATCCAAGACTCGAGGCGGAGGGCGAATTGCACAATAGTCGGCTGCGCACCCGCCCAGGCTCAGTGCCGCCGACACCCGAAAACGATGAGAAATAA
- the pgl gene encoding 6-phosphogluconolactonase, which translates to MTPDPIIDVALNAEDLTERVALWIANCVALAGRPVSLCLSGGSTPKRLYALLGSEGFRAAIDWTQLHIFWGDERFVPYDHPDSNYKMTHEAWLAHVPIPRDQIHPIPTDAGSPQKAAALYAKTLQNFYGATQFDKDRPLFDINLLGIGEDGHTASLFPGTIALDEREAWVTAIEGAASHPRISLTYPALGSSRTIVFLAAGKAKQTILKRVLAHDQTLPAARIETHGRILLYTDKDAVAEA; encoded by the coding sequence ATGACGCCCGACCCGATTATCGATGTCGCCCTGAATGCGGAGGATCTGACGGAGCGCGTCGCTCTATGGATCGCCAATTGCGTCGCATTGGCCGGACGGCCGGTTTCGCTCTGCCTATCGGGCGGCTCGACCCCCAAACGGCTTTATGCCTTGCTCGGCTCGGAGGGGTTTCGCGCCGCCATTGATTGGACGCAACTGCATATTTTCTGGGGGGACGAACGGTTCGTCCCGTATGATCATCCAGACAGCAATTATAAAATGACTCATGAGGCTTGGCTCGCGCATGTGCCGATCCCGCGCGATCAGATTCATCCGATCCCGACCGACGCCGGCTCGCCGCAAAAGGCTGCGGCCCTTTACGCCAAGACCTTGCAGAATTTCTACGGCGCGACCCAATTCGACAAGGACCGTCCCTTGTTCGACATCAATCTGCTTGGCATTGGCGAGGACGGCCACACGGCCTCCCTGTTCCCCGGCACCATTGCGCTCGATGAACGTGAGGCCTGGGTTACGGCCATTGAGGGCGCGGCGTCGCATCCGCGCATTTCCCTGACCTATCCGGCCCTTGGGTCGAGCCGCACCATTGTGTTTCTTGCGGCGGGGAAAGCCAAACAGACCATTCTGAAACGCGTGCTCGCCCATGACCAGACCCTGCCGGCGGCCCGCATCGAGACACACGGTAGGATCCTTCTCTATACGGATAAGGATGCTGTGGCCGAGGCCTGA
- a CDS encoding Cof-type HAD-IIB family hydrolase has protein sequence MSDTVTPISLFISDVDGTLLTPDKSLTPATIAAVQRLHALGLPFTLVSSRPPQGFAMLIEPLELNAGLKLPLAAFNGGMIIDPQLTCLGIDLLPRECTQETIETMRAQGLEVWLYTETGWYVTEPDGAYVTHEIHAIKAKPITVADFSGLIDKAAKLVGSSKDFAKVVACEQVLAQKLQGKANAHRSQAYYIDVTPLGADKGHAVEKIASICGIPLAEVAVLGDMENDLPMFATAGVAIAMGNATEAVKAKADAVTSDNQHDGFAEAVTSFILPRVRSRPKI, from the coding sequence ATGAGCGACACAGTCACCCCGATCTCGCTTTTCATATCGGACGTGGATGGCACCCTGCTCACGCCGGATAAAAGCCTTACGCCCGCGACCATTGCCGCAGTCCAGCGTCTTCATGCCCTGGGACTTCCCTTCACTCTGGTATCGAGCCGGCCGCCCCAGGGTTTCGCGATGCTGATCGAGCCCTTGGAATTGAACGCGGGGCTGAAGCTGCCGCTGGCCGCCTTTAATGGCGGCATGATCATCGATCCCCAACTCACATGTCTCGGCATCGATCTGCTCCCGCGTGAATGCACCCAAGAGACCATCGAGACGATGCGCGCCCAGGGGCTTGAAGTCTGGCTCTATACCGAAACCGGCTGGTATGTGACCGAACCGGATGGGGCCTATGTCACGCATGAAATCCATGCCATCAAAGCCAAGCCCATCACCGTCGCGGATTTCTCCGGCCTCATCGACAAGGCCGCGAAGCTCGTTGGTTCATCGAAGGATTTCGCGAAAGTCGTGGCTTGCGAGCAGGTTCTCGCCCAAAAGCTTCAGGGCAAGGCCAATGCGCATCGATCACAAGCCTATTATATCGACGTCACGCCGCTTGGCGCCGACAAGGGCCATGCGGTAGAAAAAATCGCCTCGATCTGCGGTATCCCATTGGCCGAAGTGGCCGTCCTCGGCGATATGGAGAACGATCTGCCCATGTTCGCCACGGCTGGCGTCGCAATTGCCATGGGCAATGCGACAGAGGCCGTCAAGGCGAAGGCCGATGCCGTGACAAGCGACAATCAGCACGATGGTTTTGCCGAGGCCGTCACATCCTTCATTCTGCCGCGTGTTCGTTCGCGCCCCAAGATTTAG